A window of the Pseudomonas sp. B21_DOA genome harbors these coding sequences:
- the rbsD gene encoding D-ribose pyranase, protein MKKTPLLNVALSRLIASLGHGDMVVIGDAGLPVPPGVELIDLALTHGIPDFVSTLKVVLSEMQVESHVLAREIFDKRPSALADLDAMNEEGALGRRDLLTHEQFKVLSRQARAIIRTGECQPYCNIVLVAGVTF, encoded by the coding sequence ATGAAAAAGACTCCTTTGCTCAACGTCGCGCTGTCGCGACTGATCGCCTCTCTTGGCCACGGTGACATGGTGGTGATTGGCGACGCCGGTTTGCCGGTGCCGCCGGGCGTCGAATTGATCGATCTGGCGCTGACCCATGGTATCCCTGACTTCGTCAGCACCCTGAAAGTCGTGCTCAGCGAAATGCAGGTAGAAAGCCATGTGCTGGCCAGAGAGATCTTCGATAAGCGGCCCTCCGCGCTGGCCGATCTGGACGCGATGAACGAAGAGGGCGCGCTGGGCCGTAGGGATCTGCTCACCCACGAGCAGTTCAAGGTGCTTAGCCGACAGGCCAGGGCGATCATTCGTACAGGAGAATGTCAGCCGTACTGCAACATCGTTCTGGTCGCCGGGGTTACATTCTGA
- a CDS encoding LacI family transcriptional regulator: MATIKDVAALAGISYTTVSHVVNNTRPVSQEVRRKVEAAIKSLDYVPSAVARSLKAKTTATIGLLVPNSLNPYFAELARGIEDYCERNGYCVILCNSDDNPDKQRSYLRVLLEKRIDGLIVASAGGDSGLAEGLAGVKTPMVIVDRGLEGVNADLVRIDHEYGAYLATRHLLELGHRDIATIGGPASTSVAQMRQAGYCRALQEAGIEVREERMLESDFTSTGGYNAAARLLESNPPSAIFAGNDMIGIGVLRAAAERNVRVPAELSVIGFDDIQMSRYVYPALTTVGQSILQLGEMAAEVLLRRIAVPDSGTDQRIVTPSIVLRESTAPLSGVFTEYR, encoded by the coding sequence ATGGCAACGATCAAGGATGTAGCGGCGCTCGCGGGCATTTCCTACACGACCGTGTCGCACGTGGTGAACAATACCCGTCCGGTCAGTCAGGAAGTGCGGCGCAAAGTCGAGGCGGCGATCAAGAGTCTCGACTACGTGCCCAGTGCCGTGGCGCGCTCGCTGAAAGCCAAGACCACCGCGACCATCGGTTTGCTGGTACCGAACAGTCTCAACCCGTACTTCGCCGAACTGGCGCGGGGAATCGAGGATTACTGCGAGCGTAACGGCTACTGCGTGATCCTCTGCAACTCCGACGACAATCCGGACAAGCAACGCAGTTATCTGCGTGTGTTGCTGGAAAAGCGCATCGACGGTTTGATCGTCGCCTCCGCCGGCGGTGACAGTGGTCTGGCCGAAGGGCTGGCGGGTGTGAAAACGCCGATGGTCATTGTCGACCGCGGCCTGGAGGGTGTGAATGCCGATCTGGTGCGCATTGACCACGAGTACGGCGCTTATCTGGCAACCCGTCACCTGCTCGAGTTGGGTCATCGCGACATCGCCACGATTGGAGGCCCGGCCAGTACTAGCGTGGCGCAAATGCGTCAGGCCGGTTATTGCCGAGCGCTGCAAGAGGCAGGAATAGAAGTGCGCGAAGAGCGCATGCTGGAAAGCGACTTCACCAGCACCGGAGGTTACAACGCCGCTGCCCGCTTGCTTGAAAGCAATCCGCCGAGTGCGATTTTTGCTGGCAACGACATGATTGGTATCGGTGTGCTGCGTGCGGCGGCCGAACGTAACGTGCGAGTGCCGGCCGAATTGTCGGTGATCGGCTTCGATGACATTCAGATGAGCCGTTATGTCTATCCGGCGCTGACCACGGTCGGCCAGTCGATCCTGCAATTGGGCGAGATGGCCGCCGAGGTGCTGTTGCGCAGGATTGCTGTGCCGGATTCCGGCACCGATCAACGCATCGTGACCCCGAGCATTGTCCTGCGCGAATCGACCGCGCCGCTGTCCGGCGTGTTCACCGAATATCGCTGA
- the rbsK gene encoding ribokinase — MPANVVVIGSLNMDLVTRAPRLPRGGETLIGHSFATVSGGKGANQAVAAARLGAQVAMLGCVGNDDYGVRLRDALLAEHIDCQAVSVVEDSSGVALIVVDDHSQNAIVIVAGANGAMTEAVIDRFDAVLQAADVVICQLEIPDATVGHALKRARELGKTVILNPAPASRPLPADWFAAIDYLIPNESEAAALSGIAVDSLQSAETAATQLIAMGASKVIVTLGAQGSLFADGKGFEHFPAPTVKAVDTTAAGDTFVGGFAAALASGKSEAEAIRYGQVAAALSVTRAGAQPSIPTMSEVQAFRPA, encoded by the coding sequence ATGCCAGCAAATGTAGTGGTAATAGGCAGTCTGAACATGGATCTGGTCACCCGGGCGCCAAGGCTGCCGCGCGGCGGTGAAACGCTGATCGGACATTCCTTTGCCACCGTGTCGGGAGGCAAGGGCGCCAATCAGGCGGTTGCCGCTGCTCGTCTGGGCGCGCAGGTGGCGATGCTCGGTTGCGTCGGAAATGACGACTACGGTGTGCGATTGCGCGATGCCTTGCTCGCCGAGCACATCGACTGCCAGGCTGTCAGTGTCGTCGAGGATTCCAGTGGCGTGGCGCTGATTGTGGTGGATGACCACAGCCAGAACGCCATCGTCATTGTCGCCGGTGCCAACGGCGCAATGACGGAAGCAGTTATTGACCGTTTTGATGCGGTTTTGCAAGCCGCCGATGTGGTGATCTGTCAGCTCGAGATTCCCGATGCGACAGTCGGTCATGCGCTCAAGCGTGCGCGTGAACTGGGTAAAACCGTCATCCTCAACCCGGCCCCGGCCAGCCGTCCTTTGCCGGCAGACTGGTTCGCGGCGATCGACTATCTGATTCCCAACGAGAGCGAAGCGGCCGCATTGAGCGGGATCGCGGTCGACTCGCTGCAGTCGGCAGAAACGGCTGCCACCCAATTGATTGCCATGGGCGCCAGCAAAGTCATCGTCACCTTGGGCGCGCAGGGCTCGTTGTTCGCCGATGGCAAAGGCTTCGAACATTTCCCCGCGCCGACCGTGAAGGCGGTCGATACCACGGCGGCAGGCGACACGTTTGTTGGTGGTTTCGCCGCAGCCCTGGCCAGCGGCAAGTCCGAGGCCGAGGCGATTCGCTACGGTCAGGTCGCCGCTGCACTGTCGGTTACCCGCGCCGGTGCGCAACCGTCGATTCCAACCATGTCCGAAGTACAGGCGTTCAGACCCGCATGA
- a CDS encoding endonuclease I family protein produces the protein MSVRCVALLLLFFAMGAQAGAPRTFSEAKKAAWKLYAPQSTEFYCGCKYTGNKVDLKACGYVPRKNAKRASRIEWEHIVPAWQIGHQRQCWQQGGRKNCTRYDPVYQKAEADLHNLVPSIGEVNGDRSNFSYGWLPVQSGQYGSCLTQVDFKAKKVMPRPSIRGMIARTYFYMSKQYGLRLSKQDRQLYEAWDKTYPVQDWERQRNQSVACVMGRGNEFVGSVNLKACG, from the coding sequence ATGAGTGTCCGCTGTGTTGCTTTGCTGTTGTTGTTTTTCGCCATGGGCGCCCAGGCTGGCGCCCCACGAACCTTTTCGGAAGCCAAGAAAGCCGCGTGGAAACTTTACGCACCGCAGTCCACCGAGTTTTATTGCGGCTGCAAGTACACCGGTAACAAGGTCGATCTGAAGGCTTGCGGTTATGTGCCGCGCAAGAACGCCAAACGCGCATCGAGAATCGAATGGGAGCACATCGTGCCGGCCTGGCAGATCGGTCACCAGCGACAGTGTTGGCAACAAGGCGGACGCAAGAATTGCACCCGCTACGATCCGGTGTATCAAAAGGCCGAAGCTGATTTGCACAACCTGGTGCCGAGCATTGGCGAGGTCAACGGTGACCGCAGCAACTTCAGCTACGGCTGGTTGCCGGTACAATCGGGCCAGTACGGTTCCTGCCTGACGCAGGTCGATTTCAAAGCGAAGAAGGTCATGCCCCGCCCTTCGATTCGCGGCATGATCGCCCGCACGTATTTTTATATGAGCAAACAATACGGACTGCGCCTATCGAAGCAGGATCGGCAGTTGTACGAGGCGTGGGACAAGACATATCCGGTGCAGGACTGGGAGCGTCAGCGTAATCAAAGCGTGGCGTGCGTGATGGGACGAGGCAATGAATTTGTCGGCTCGGTAAATCTGAAAGCCTGCGGCTGA
- the csrA gene encoding carbon storage regulator CsrA, whose protein sequence is MLILTRKVGESINIGDDITITILGVSGQQVRIGINAPKNVAVHREEIYQRIQAGLTAPDKPQTPEPHRLT, encoded by the coding sequence ATGCTGATACTCACCCGCAAAGTCGGTGAAAGCATAAACATTGGTGATGACATCACGATCACCATCCTCGGAGTCAGCGGCCAACAGGTTCGCATCGGCATCAACGCTCCGAAAAACGTGGCAGTGCATCGTGAAGAAATTTACCAACGCATCCAGGCCGGCCTGACCGCTCCGGACAAGCCGCAAACCCCTGAGCCACACCGCCTCACGTAG
- a CDS encoding asparaginase has protein sequence MKSAFNTLVPGALALLLLLPTALQAKEVETQTKLANVVVLATGGTIAGAGASAANSATYQAAKVGIEQLIAGIPELSKLANVRGEQVMQIASESITNDNLLQLGRRVSELAESKDVDGIVITHGTDTLEETAYFLNLVEKTDKPIIVVGSMRPGTAMSADGMLNLYNAVAVASSKEAHGKGVLVTMNDEIQSGRDVSKMINIKTEAFKSAWGPLGMVVEGKSYWFRLPAKRHTMDSEFDIKNIKSLPDVEIAYSYGNVSDTAYKALAQSGAKAIIHAGTGNGSVSSRVVPSLQALRKDGVQIIRSSHVNAGGFVLRNAEQPDDKYDWVVAHDLNPQKARILAMVALTKTNDSKELQRMFWEY, from the coding sequence ATGAAATCTGCTTTCAATACCTTGGTTCCGGGCGCATTGGCCCTCCTCCTGCTCCTGCCCACCGCCCTTCAGGCAAAAGAAGTCGAAACCCAGACCAAACTGGCCAACGTCGTTGTACTGGCAACGGGCGGCACCATCGCCGGCGCCGGGGCAAGTGCTGCCAACAGTGCCACCTATCAAGCGGCCAAGGTCGGCATCGAACAACTGATCGCCGGCATTCCCGAGCTGAGCAAACTGGCCAACGTGCGTGGCGAGCAAGTCATGCAGATCGCTTCGGAAAGCATCACTAATGACAACCTGCTGCAATTGGGTCGTCGAGTTTCCGAGCTGGCAGAGAGCAAGGACGTCGATGGTATCGTCATTACCCACGGCACAGACACACTGGAAGAAACCGCGTACTTCCTGAACCTGGTTGAAAAGACCGACAAGCCAATCATCGTCGTCGGCTCGATGCGTCCGGGCACTGCCATGTCGGCAGACGGCATGCTTAATCTGTACAACGCCGTCGCCGTGGCGAGCAGCAAAGAAGCGCACGGCAAAGGCGTGCTGGTGACCATGAACGACGAGATCCAGTCCGGTCGCGACGTCAGCAAAATGATCAACATCAAGACCGAAGCGTTCAAAAGCGCCTGGGGTCCGCTGGGCATGGTCGTCGAAGGCAAATCCTACTGGTTCCGCCTGCCGGCCAAGCGTCACACCATGGATTCGGAATTCGACATCAAGAACATCAAGAGTCTGCCTGATGTAGAAATCGCCTACTCCTACGGCAACGTCAGCGATACCGCCTACAAGGCGTTGGCGCAATCCGGTGCCAAGGCGATCATCCACGCCGGCACTGGCAACGGCTCGGTGTCTTCGCGTGTGGTCCCGTCCCTGCAAGCCCTGCGCAAGGATGGCGTGCAGATCATTCGTTCGTCCCACGTCAACGCCGGTGGCTTTGTCCTGCGTAACGCCGAACAGCCTGACGATAAATACGACTGGGTTGTCGCTCACGACCTGAACCCGCAAAAAGCCCGCATCCTGGCGATGGTCGCGTTGACCAAGACCAACGACAGCAAAGAACTGCAGCGGATGTTCTGGGAATATTGA
- a CDS encoding SPOR domain-containing protein, translating into MRKLVWLVAALALAGCGEGKNVDAPKPETKVAATPAAAAPQWDLEVRGETPQAVSDLSGWLIEHAFVPTVVKDGNGKTRILIGPFNSQADAEARKVQVDAALVKAKKQNIESVVIEHPLTP; encoded by the coding sequence GTGCGCAAATTGGTTTGGCTGGTAGCGGCACTGGCATTGGCAGGCTGCGGTGAAGGCAAGAATGTAGATGCGCCGAAGCCTGAGACGAAGGTCGCGGCAACGCCGGCGGCCGCTGCGCCACAGTGGGATCTGGAAGTGCGTGGCGAAACGCCTCAGGCAGTCAGTGACCTGAGCGGCTGGTTGATCGAGCACGCTTTCGTTCCGACGGTCGTCAAGGACGGCAACGGTAAAACACGAATTCTGATCGGTCCGTTCAATTCTCAGGCTGACGCCGAAGCGCGCAAGGTGCAGGTCGATGCGGCGTTGGTAAAAGCCAAGAAACAGAACATTGAGTCAGTGGTGATTGAGCATCCGCTTACGCCATAA
- a CDS encoding FAD-binding oxidoreductase: MANTQYPESYYAASANAVPPRPVLQDDVETDVCVIGAGYTGLSSALFLLENGFRVTVLEAAKVGFGASGRNGGQIVNSYSRDIDVIERTVGPKQAQLLGEMAFEGGRIIRERVARYNIQCDLKDGGVFAALSAKQMGHLESQKRLWERFGHTQLELMDQSRIREVVGCDQYVGGMLDMSGGHIHPLNLALGEAAAVESLGGTIYEQSPAVRIERGANPVVHTPQGKVRARFIIVAGNAYLGNLVPELAAKSMPCGTQVITTEPLGDELAKALLPQDYCVEDCNYLLDYYRLTADKRLIFGGGVVYGARDPANIEAIIRPKMLKAFPQLKDVKIDYAWTGNFLLTLSRLPQVGRLGDNIYYSQGCSGHGVTYTHLAGKVLAEALRGQAERFDAFADLPHYPFPGGQLLRTPFAALGAWYYGLRDKFGM, translated from the coding sequence ATGGCGAACACCCAATACCCAGAGTCTTATTACGCTGCGTCGGCCAATGCCGTACCGCCCCGTCCCGTGCTGCAGGATGATGTGGAGACGGACGTCTGTGTGATCGGCGCCGGGTATACCGGGCTTTCCTCTGCCTTGTTCCTGCTGGAAAACGGCTTTCGCGTGACGGTGCTGGAAGCGGCCAAAGTCGGTTTCGGCGCGTCGGGGCGTAACGGTGGACAGATCGTCAACAGTTATAGCCGCGACATTGATGTAATCGAACGCACCGTGGGCCCCAAGCAGGCGCAACTGCTCGGTGAAATGGCCTTTGAAGGTGGCCGGATCATTCGCGAGCGCGTGGCCAGATACAACATCCAGTGCGACCTGAAAGACGGCGGTGTATTCGCCGCCCTCTCCGCCAAACAGATGGGGCATCTGGAATCGCAAAAGCGCCTTTGGGAGCGCTTCGGCCACACCCAACTTGAACTGATGGATCAAAGCCGCATCCGTGAAGTGGTGGGTTGCGATCAATACGTCGGTGGCATGCTCGATATGAGCGGCGGACACATCCATCCGCTGAACCTGGCGCTCGGCGAAGCAGCGGCAGTCGAATCTCTCGGCGGCACTATCTATGAGCAATCACCTGCCGTGCGCATCGAGCGCGGTGCCAATCCGGTTGTGCATACACCGCAGGGCAAGGTCAGGGCCAGGTTCATCATCGTCGCCGGCAACGCCTACCTCGGTAATCTGGTGCCGGAACTGGCGGCCAAATCAATGCCGTGCGGCACTCAAGTGATCACTACCGAGCCACTGGGCGATGAGCTGGCGAAGGCGCTATTGCCGCAGGATTACTGCGTGGAGGACTGCAACTATCTCCTCGACTACTACCGCCTCACCGCCGACAAGCGCTTGATCTTCGGCGGCGGCGTGGTTTATGGCGCTCGCGATCCGGCGAACATCGAAGCGATCATCCGCCCGAAGATGCTCAAGGCGTTCCCGCAACTCAAGGACGTGAAGATCGACTACGCCTGGACCGGCAACTTCCTGCTGACCCTGTCGCGCTTGCCGCAGGTCGGGCGCTTGGGCGACAACATCTATTACTCGCAGGGCTGCAGCGGTCACGGCGTCACCTACACGCACCTGGCGGGCAAGGTCCTCGCCGAAGCGTTGCGCGGTCAGGCCGAGCGCTTCGATGCCTTTGCCGACCTGCCGCACTATCCCTTCCCCGGCGGGCAATTGCTGCGCACACCGTTTGCCGCGCTGGGCGCCTGGTATTACGGACTGCGCGATAAATTCGGGATGTAA
- a CDS encoding DUF2214 family protein, producing MLSQWILAAVHLFAFALAFWAVLTRGTALSQLSAGTGEVKRVLLADNLWGLSALTLLITGAMRAFGGYEKGSDYYLHQPLFHLKMTLFVLILLIELAPMITLIKWRIASSRGVALDSGRAKLYARISHVEALLLIMIMVAATGMARGVIFA from the coding sequence ATGCTGAGCCAGTGGATCCTTGCGGCTGTTCATCTATTCGCGTTTGCCTTGGCTTTCTGGGCGGTGCTGACGCGCGGCACAGCGCTCAGCCAGCTCTCGGCGGGCACGGGAGAGGTCAAGCGCGTTCTGCTCGCGGATAACTTGTGGGGGCTTTCAGCCTTGACGCTGCTTATCACCGGAGCGATGCGTGCGTTCGGTGGTTACGAGAAAGGCTCTGACTATTACCTGCATCAGCCGCTGTTTCATCTGAAGATGACGTTGTTTGTGCTGATCCTGCTGATAGAGCTTGCGCCCATGATCACACTGATCAAATGGCGCATCGCATCATCGCGCGGGGTAGCGCTTGATAGCGGACGTGCGAAATTGTACGCGCGAATCAGTCATGTTGAAGCGCTGCTGCTGATCATGATAATGGTCGCGGCGACAGGCATGGCGCGTGGCGTGATATTCGCTTAG
- a CDS encoding sugar ABC transporter substrate-binding protein, which translates to MKLPFAARLLAVAMLAATAAALPVSSAFAESAEKPKVALVMKSLANEFFLTMEDGAKAYQKEHSADFDLISNGIKDETDTAGQTRIVEQMILAKVNALVIAPSDSKAMVPVIKKAVDAGITVINIDNQLDPAVVKSKNINVPFVGPDNRKGARLVGEYLAKQLKAGDEVGIIEGVSTTTNAQARTAGFKDAMEAAQIKVVSLQSGDWEIDKGNKVAASILSEYPDVKALLAGNDSMAVGAVSAVRAAGKAGQVKVVGYDNINAIKPMLKDGRVLATADQFAAKQAVFGIETALKIIKGEKVDSGANGVIETPVELVTQ; encoded by the coding sequence ATGAAGCTGCCATTCGCCGCACGTCTTCTTGCTGTCGCTATGCTGGCTGCCACAGCCGCCGCACTACCTGTCTCCTCGGCGTTCGCCGAATCCGCAGAAAAACCCAAAGTCGCGCTGGTCATGAAATCCTTGGCAAACGAATTCTTCCTGACCATGGAAGACGGCGCCAAAGCCTACCAGAAAGAACACTCCGCCGATTTCGATCTGATCTCCAACGGTATCAAAGACGAAACCGACACCGCTGGCCAGACTCGCATCGTCGAACAGATGATCCTGGCCAAGGTGAATGCACTGGTGATCGCGCCTTCTGACTCCAAAGCCATGGTGCCGGTTATCAAGAAGGCCGTAGACGCCGGTATCACGGTGATCAACATCGACAACCAGCTCGATCCCGCCGTAGTCAAAAGCAAAAACATCAACGTGCCTTTCGTAGGCCCGGACAACCGCAAAGGTGCACGTCTGGTTGGCGAATACCTGGCCAAGCAACTGAAGGCGGGCGACGAGGTCGGCATCATCGAAGGCGTGTCCACTACCACCAACGCACAGGCGCGCACGGCCGGTTTCAAGGACGCGATGGAAGCCGCGCAGATCAAAGTGGTCTCGCTGCAATCCGGTGATTGGGAAATCGACAAGGGCAACAAGGTTGCCGCTTCGATCCTCAGTGAATACCCGGATGTCAAAGCACTGCTGGCCGGTAACGACAGCATGGCGGTCGGCGCCGTTTCCGCAGTCCGTGCCGCTGGTAAGGCTGGGCAGGTGAAAGTCGTCGGTTACGACAACATCAATGCGATCAAGCCAATGCTCAAGGACGGCCGCGTGCTGGCCACTGCTGACCAGTTTGCAGCCAAGCAGGCCGTGTTCGGCATCGAAACCGCACTGAAGATCATCAAAGGCGAGAAAGTCGACAGCGGTGCCAACGGCGTGATCGAAACACCGGTCGAACTGGTCACCCAGTAA
- a CDS encoding sugar ABC transporter ATP-binding protein: MSVSAPNAVLSVSGIGKTYAQPVLTGIDLTLMRGEVLALTGENGAGKSTLSKIIGGLVTPTTGQMQFHGKDYRPGSRTQAEELGVRMVMQELNLLPTLSVAENLFLDNLPSSAGWISRKQLRKAAIEAMAQVGLDAIDPDTLVGELGIGHQQMVEIARNLIGDCHVLILDEPTAMLTAREVEMLFEQITRLQARGVSIIYISHRLEELARVAQRIAVLRDGNLVCVEPMANYNSEQLVTLMVGRELGEHIDMGPRKIGAPALTVNGLTRSDKVRDVSFEVRAGEIFGISGLIGAGRTELLRLIFGADAADSGTIALGSPAKVVSVRSPVDAVRNGIALITEDRKGEGLLLSQSISANIALGNMPEISSGGFVNNGDEISLAQRQIEAMRIRSSSPTQLVSELSGGNQQKVVIGRWLERDCSVLLFDEPTRGIDVGAKFDIYGLLGELTRQGKALVVVSSDLRELMLICDRIGVLSAGRLIDTFERDSWTQDDLLAAAFAGYQKRDALLNEAAPRDLP, encoded by the coding sequence ATGTCAGTTTCCGCCCCGAACGCTGTCCTCTCGGTCAGCGGTATCGGCAAGACCTATGCGCAACCGGTGCTCACCGGCATCGATCTGACGCTGATGCGCGGTGAAGTACTGGCGCTGACCGGCGAAAACGGTGCCGGCAAAAGTACCCTGTCGAAGATCATTGGTGGTCTGGTCACGCCAACCACCGGCCAGATGCAATTCCACGGCAAGGACTATCGTCCGGGCAGCCGTACCCAGGCTGAAGAGCTTGGCGTGCGCATGGTCATGCAAGAACTCAATCTGTTGCCGACGCTGTCGGTGGCGGAAAACCTGTTTCTGGATAATCTGCCGAGCAGCGCGGGCTGGATCAGCCGCAAGCAGTTGCGCAAGGCGGCGATCGAAGCCATGGCGCAGGTCGGCCTCGATGCGATCGACCCGGACACACTGGTTGGCGAGTTGGGTATCGGTCATCAACAGATGGTCGAAATCGCGCGCAACCTGATTGGCGATTGCCACGTGCTGATCCTCGATGAGCCGACCGCGATGCTCACGGCGCGCGAAGTCGAAATGCTCTTCGAGCAGATCACCCGATTGCAGGCTCGCGGCGTTTCCATCATCTATATCTCTCATCGTCTCGAAGAACTGGCGCGGGTGGCGCAGCGTATTGCTGTGCTGCGTGACGGCAATCTGGTCTGCGTCGAGCCGATGGCCAACTACAACAGCGAGCAACTGGTCACCTTGATGGTCGGTCGCGAACTGGGTGAACACATCGACATGGGGCCGCGCAAGATCGGCGCTCCGGCGCTGACGGTCAACGGCCTGACGCGTTCGGACAAAGTCCGCGACGTCTCCTTCGAAGTGCGTGCCGGGGAGATCTTCGGTATTTCCGGATTGATCGGGGCAGGGCGCACGGAATTGCTGCGGCTGATCTTCGGTGCCGATGCTGCCGACAGCGGTACCATCGCCCTCGGCTCGCCGGCCAAGGTCGTGAGTGTCCGCTCGCCAGTGGATGCCGTGCGCAATGGCATTGCGCTGATCACCGAGGATCGCAAGGGCGAAGGGCTGCTGCTCAGTCAGTCGATCAGCGCCAACATCGCCTTGGGCAACATGCCGGAAATCTCCAGTGGCGGTTTCGTCAACAACGGCGACGAAATTTCCCTGGCGCAACGTCAGATCGAGGCCATGCGCATCCGCAGCTCGAGCCCTACGCAATTGGTTTCGGAACTGTCCGGCGGCAATCAGCAGAAGGTCGTGATCGGCCGTTGGCTGGAGCGCGACTGTTCCGTGCTGCTGTTCGACGAGCCGACTCGCGGGATCGATGTCGGTGCCAAGTTCGATATTTACGGTTTGCTCGGAGAGTTGACCCGCCAGGGCAAGGCGTTGGTCGTGGTTTCCAGTGACTTGCGTGAGTTGATGCTGATCTGCGACCGGATCGGCGTGCTCTCGGCGGGACGTCTGATCGACACCTTCGAGCGCGACAGCTGGACCCAGGATGATTTGCTTGCCGCCGCTTTCGCCGGCTACCAGAAACGTGATGCGTTGCTCAATGAAGCAGCGCCTAGGGATCTCCCATGA
- a CDS encoding ABC transporter permease, with translation MKTASSASKRSGNFFGLGTYLGLAGALLAMIALFSVLSSHFLSYNTFSTLANQIPDLMVLAVGMTFVLIIGGIDLSVGSVLALAASTVSVAILGWGWSVLPAALLGMAVAALAGTITGSITVAWRIPSFIVSLGVLEMARGVAYQMTGSRTAYIGDAFAWLSNPIAFGISPSFIIALLVIFIAQAVLTRTVFGRYLIGIGTNEEAVRLAGINPKPYKILVFSLMGLLAGIAALFQISRLEAADPNAGSGLELQVIAAVVIGGTSLMGGRGSVISTFFGVLIISVLAAGLAQIGATEPTKRIITGAVIVIAVVLDTYRSQRASRRG, from the coding sequence ATGAAAACTGCATCTTCTGCCAGTAAACGTAGTGGCAATTTCTTCGGCCTGGGTACTTATCTGGGCCTGGCCGGTGCCTTGCTGGCGATGATTGCGCTGTTCTCGGTCCTGAGCAGCCATTTTCTCTCGTACAACACTTTCAGCACCCTGGCCAACCAGATTCCCGACCTGATGGTGCTGGCGGTAGGCATGACCTTTGTGCTGATCATCGGCGGCATTGATTTGTCCGTCGGCTCGGTGCTGGCGTTGGCCGCATCGACGGTCAGCGTTGCGATTCTCGGCTGGGGCTGGAGCGTTTTGCCAGCGGCGCTGCTCGGCATGGCGGTGGCGGCTCTGGCCGGGACCATCACTGGCTCGATCACCGTGGCCTGGCGGATTCCGTCGTTCATCGTCTCCCTCGGCGTGCTGGAAATGGCCCGCGGTGTGGCGTATCAGATGACCGGGTCGCGCACTGCCTACATTGGCGATGCGTTCGCCTGGCTGTCGAATCCGATCGCGTTCGGCATTTCCCCGTCGTTCATCATCGCTTTGCTGGTGATCTTCATCGCGCAGGCAGTTTTGACCCGCACTGTTTTCGGCCGCTACCTGATCGGCATCGGCACCAACGAAGAAGCCGTGCGGCTGGCCGGGATCAATCCCAAACCCTACAAGATTCTGGTGTTCAGCCTTATGGGTTTGCTGGCGGGCATTGCCGCGCTGTTTCAGATTTCGCGTCTGGAAGCGGCTGACCCGAACGCAGGCTCTGGCCTGGAACTGCAAGTGATCGCAGCCGTTGTTATCGGCGGCACCAGTCTGATGGGCGGGCGCGGTTCGGTGATCAGTACGTTCTTCGGCGTGTTGATCATTTCCGTGCTCGCGGCCGGACTCGCGCAGATTGGTGCGACGGAGCCGACCAAGCGCATCATCACCGGTGCGGTAATCGTTATCGCTGTGGTGCTCGACACCTATCGCAGTCAACGCGCCAGTCGCCGGGGCTGA
- a CDS encoding DUF1654 domain-containing protein, with amino-acid sequence MHVQLNKDNLVATSPAAPDAYERMGMRVQKIINSPTAQKAKAALIFRLPDEPMDDWERLLEEIDENDNVTLAYRDDGGVQIFWVVPKED; translated from the coding sequence ATGCACGTACAGCTTAATAAGGATAACCTCGTGGCCACCTCTCCTGCTGCTCCTGACGCTTACGAACGCATGGGTATGCGCGTTCAGAAAATCATCAATTCCCCCACCGCACAAAAAGCCAAAGCCGCACTGATTTTCCGTTTGCCGGATGAGCCAATGGACGACTGGGAGCGCTTGCTCGAGGAAATCGACGAGAACGACAACGTTACCCTCGCTTATCGCGATGACGGTGGCGTGCAGATTTTTTGGGTTGTGCCGAAGGAAGATTGA